A DNA window from Calliphora vicina chromosome 1, idCalVici1.1, whole genome shotgun sequence contains the following coding sequences:
- the LOC135959777 gene encoding peptidyl-prolyl cis-trans isomerase sig-7: protein MSVVIETTIGDLTVDLFTEERPVACLNFMKLCKLKYYNYNLFHTIEQGFIAQTGDPSGAGDGGSSIWGVVEGHHKRFFEAESLPKIHHTTAGLLSLVGAGKHLVGSQFFFTLGENLTSLDGQHCVIGEVVEGHEVLRQLNESIVDDNFRPYQDIRITHTVILEDPFPDPRGFRELSRSPSPSAERLKNGRIAADEDIDDTDGKSMEEIQEMLAEREAKARATILEIVGDLPDAEMAPPENVLFVCKLNPVTNDDDLEIIFSRFGKVKGCEVIRDRKSGDSLQYAFVEFEDQKSCEAAYFKMDNVLIDDRRIHVDFSQSVSKVQWRGKGRGIEGDSKGLDFNNLRDKGDKRNDGTRRDYKERNINSGARRDRDTRENRLKRQSRSRESMTSAERRKAREERHREQDRQRKPPTRNRSLERSDKKDRSGYNRSEKQRISSRSRSRNRSIEKTDRREKVRGHYNRTENDKHEDRSPPRQRQNTYVDKRYNDRYNSERRSRQSPQSNHNRHKSSEDRQLDRKRAYNSTEYNKENGATSSKKHKKLEQKKKSKKSKHETSSDESSSDNDSSSSSETNSSASDSSSEEERKKKKKSKKTKQKKSKSKKSKSKKHKK, encoded by the coding sequence ATGTCCGTGGTCATTGAAACCACAATCGGTGATCTTACAGTGGATCTATTTACCGAGGAGAGGCCTGTAGCTtgcttaaattttatgaaattgtgtaaattaaaatactaCAATTATAATCTTTTTCACACAATCGAACAAGGTTTCATTGCACAAACGGGCGATCCGAGCGGTGCAGGAGATGGCGGCAGTTCGATATGGGGAGTTGTCGAAGGACATCATAAAAGATTCTTTGAAGCTGAAAGTTTGCCAAAAATTCATCATACGACGGCCGGTCTTTTGTCGCTGGTGGGAGCTGGAAAACATTTGGTGGGCAGTCAGTTTTTCTTTACACTGGGTGAGAATTTAACATCTTTGGATGGTCAGCATTGTGTTATTGGTGAGGTTGTAGAGGGTCATGAAGTGCTGAGACAATTGAATGAATCTATAGTAGATGACAATTTTCGACCTTATCAAGATATCAGAATAACCCATACGGTCATACTAGAAGATCCCTTTCCGGATCCTAGAGGCTTTCGAGAACTAAGTCGTTCACCCTCACCGAGTGCTGAGCGATTGAAAAATGGACGTATCGCTGCTGATGAAGATATTGATGACACCGATGGCAAGAGCATGGAAGAGATTCAGGAAATGCTGGCTGAACGTGAAGCCAAAGCAAGAGcaacaattttggaaatagTTGGTGATTTGCCAGATGCTGAAATGGCACCTCCAGAAAATGTTTTGTTCGTTTGCAAGCTAAATCCAGTCACGAACGATGATGATTTAGAAATCATATTCAGTCGTTTTGGAAAAGTTAAAGGGTGTGAAGTTATACGTGATCGCAAGTCTGGTGACTCTTTACAATATGCTTTTGTagagtttgaagaccaaaagtCGTGCGAAGCAGCCTACTTTAAAATGGACAATGTGTTGATAGATGACCGTCGCATTCACGTAGACTTTTCGCAATCAGTGTCGAAAGTGCAGTGGAGAGGCAAAGGTAGAGGTATTGAAGGCGATAGCAAAGgtttagattttaataatttaagagACAAAGGAGACAAACGAAATGATGGCACAAGGAGAGATTATAAAGAAAGAAATATTAATTCAGGAGCAAGAAGGGATAGAGACACTCGTGAGAATCGTCTTAAAAGACAATCGCGGTCACGGGAAAGTATGACATCAGCTGAAAGGCGCAAGGCACGAGAAGAGCGTCATCGTGAACAAGACAGACAGCGAAAACCCCCAACTCGTAATCGATCATTAGAAAGAAGTGATAAAAAGGACAGAAGTGGCTACAACAGATCAGAAAAACAGCGCATAAGTTCTAGATCCAGATCTCGCAATAGATCAATTGAAAAAACCGACAGAAGAGAAAAAGTCAGAGGTCATTACAATAGAACAGAAAACGACAAACATGAAGATAGATCTCCACCAAGACAACGCCAAAATACTTACGTAGATAAAAGATACAATGACAGATATAATTCAGAAAGAAGATCTAGACAGTCTCcacaatcaaatcataatagacataaatcatCAGAAGACCGGCAATTGGATAGAAAGAGAGCATACAATTCTACAgagtataataaagaaaatggtGCCACATCCTCGAAGAAACACAAAAAGCTGGAACAAAAGAAAAAGTCAAAGAAATCAAAGCATGAAACTAGCAGCGACGAATCCTCTTCTGACAACGACTCATCTTCTTCGTCTGAAACAAATTCTAGCGCTTCAGACAGCTCCTCGGAGGAAGAacgaaagaaaaagaaaaaatctaagaaaactaaacaaaaaaagagcAAATCAAAGAAAAGTAAatctaaaaaacataaaaaataa
- the LOC135959790 gene encoding complex III assembly factor LYRM7 — translation MSQIRREVINAFKKLHRTRQNIFAGDDRALEAGRKEINERFKKNMTETNVDNVKKMLQLALDVDKELRTNVIQAKKKDEGVYELRITPETTRLENFPFNPDIEIPKRRKGKSSAANESGCCGGAAPVEKK, via the exons ATGTCGCAAATTAGACGTGAG GTaataaatgcatttaaaaaattacatcgCACAAGGCAGAATATATTTGCCGGAGACGATAGAGCTTTGGAGGCTGGACGTAAGGAAATAAATGAACGATTCAAAAAGAATATGACTGAAACTAATGTGGACAATGTGAAAAAG atgCTGCAATTAGCTTTAGATGTGGACAAGGAGCTACGAACAAATGTAATACAGGCCAAAAAGAAAGACGAGGGTGTTTACG AGTTGCGAATTACTCCTGAAACTACACGACTGGAAAATTTCCCTTTCAATCCTGATATTGAGATACCAAAACGGCGCAAGGGCAAATCGTCTGCAGCCAATGAGAGCGGTTGTTGTGGCGGGGCTGCTCcagtagaaaaaaaatag
- the GABPI gene encoding palmitoyltransferase ZDHHC23-B: protein MANCDYIAVALKAEEEENISPNRTRLCCCEYLDQHQQRNHILACCCNCLDFDLAFTSFITCQRVNTQNKQNMLLTFQDRLRIPWRGGAKRISMEAVIPGVVYPLVIGLAALNEITSYIMLGACVVFLAYAHHFVKRNHVKTKFFCMWMIWSVAYLIVGLEFALPLLELLPEENFILVLMACITFYLIWLSRKNSMACHDVPSRSNEDDLADISEATAAEEEEEAAAHTALLIDNDSPRKSLHNRGTHQHQTNMCHNCRKYVSARTIHCHVCNACIMLHSHHSYWLDCCIGQYNLSYYTASIIMGILTLAFGVYLTLTAICHPMLIGRIWNIPITMPDDCSEVFDEYTLGLSYVLSIYAIIMVTYQLISLLFQLIKCTRDPVHFIFGDMSQPFSKIYKKFST from the coding sequence ATGGCCAATTGTGATTATATAGCTGTAGCTCTAAAAGCCGAAGAAGAGGAAAATATTTCCCCAAATAGGACACGTCTTTGTTGCTGTGAATATTTGGATCAGCATCAACAAAGAAACCACATTTTGGCCTGCTGCTGTAATTGTTTGGACTTTGATTTAGCCTTTACCAGTTTTATAACGTGTCAACGGGTAAATACGCAGAATAAACAAAACATGCTATTAACATTCCAAGATAGATTACGTATACCATGGCGCGGTGGTGCCAAACGTATTTCCATGGAAGCGGTCATACCAGGTGTGGTATATCCCTTGGTTATTGGTTTGGCTGCTTTAAATGAGATAACATCGTACATAATGTTGGGTGCATGTGTAGTATTTTTGGCCTATGCCCATCATTTTGTAAAACGCAACcatgtgaaaacaaaattctTTTGCATGTGGATGATATGGTCAGTGGCGTATTTGATTGTGGGTCTAGAGTTTGCTCTGCCTTTGTTGGAACTATTGCCAGAGGAAAACTTTATATTGGTGTTGATGGCCTGTATAACCTTTTATTTGATATGGTTGTCGCGAAAGAATTCAATGGCATGTCATGATGTGCCATCCAGATCTAACGAAGATGATCTAGCTGATATTTCAGAAGCTACAGCAGCCGAGGAGGAAGAAGAAGCAGCTGCTCATACAGCCCTATTGATAGATAATGATTCCCCACGCAAATCCCTACACAATCGTGGAACTCATCAGCATCAAACAAATATGTGTCATAATTGTCGAAAGTATGTCTCGGCTCGTACTATACACTGTCATGTATGCAATGCATGCATAATGTTGCATAGTCATCACAGCTACTGGTTGGATTGTTGCATCGGCCAATACAATCTGTCATACTATACGGCTAGCATAATTATGGGCATATTAACACTGGCATTTGGAGTCTACCTAACGCTTACCGCTATATGTCACCCCATGCTAATTGGTCGCATTTGGAATATACCTATCACAATGCCAGACGATTGCAGTGAAGTATTTGATGAGTATACCCTAGGCTTATCTTATGTCTTATCTATATACGCCATTATTATGGTGACTTATCAATTAATTTCTTTGCTCTTTCAATTAATCAAATGTACTCGTGATCCCGTACACTTTATATTTGGAGATATGTCTCAGCCATtttcaaaaatctataaaaaatttagtacataa
- the LOC135948997 gene encoding uncharacterized protein LOC135948997: protein MSCVDERSALLLKTAVASLGEVWPGSRLEVVSVSEIPRKPRSIAKIPAEPSSPEEILEILQCCNPQLPTQDWKVVKVTDAEGSSRKAIVVLNKDSLGPLRKAQGKVYYGFGTIILRVYRSDNKGDTSSGDVKPMLSEEGMDCNDATDPADTEDTNSVSELVGTFFERMDEVVDEDALLNSDQEDADVTIVKMEHGEGDPDKPSPL from the coding sequence ATGTCTTGTGTAGATGAACGCTCAGCGTTGCTACTAAAGACTGCCGTCGCATCACTGGGTGAGGTTTGGCCGGGGTCTAGGCTTGAGGTGGTATCTGTGAGTGAGATACCCCGAAAGCCTAGATCCATAGCTAAAATACCAGCTGAGCCATCTAGCCCGGAGGAGATCTTGGAGATCCTTCAGTGCTGTAACCCACAGCTTCCAACTCAAGACTGGAAAGTTGTTAAGGTTACGGACGCTGAGGGCTCTTCAAGGAAAGCGATCGTTGTCCTGAATAAGGACTCTTTGGGGCCGCTAAGGAAGGCACAAGGGAAGGTCTACTATGGATTTGGTACGATCATCCTGCGTGTCTACCGTAGCGACAACAAAGGCGATACATCCTCAGGTGATGTAAAGCCCATGCTCTCGGAAGAGGGCATGGATTGCAATGACGCCACTGATCCAGCCGACACTGAAGATACCAACTCAGTCTCTGAACTAGTTGGTACATTCTTTGAACGGATGGATGAGGTGGTGGACGAGGACGCCCTCCTGAATTCTGACCAGGAGGACGCCGACGTCACTATTGTAAAAATGGAGCATGGTGAGGGTGACCCAGATaaaccttcaccactctaa